One window of the Saccopteryx bilineata isolate mSacBil1 chromosome 2, mSacBil1_pri_phased_curated, whole genome shotgun sequence genome contains the following:
- the ADORA2A gene encoding adenosine receptor A2a — translation MGSSVYIVVELAIAVMAVLGNVLVCWAVWLNSNLQNVTNYFVVSLAAADIAVGVLAIPFAITISIGFCAVCHSCLFFACFVLVLTQSSIFSLLAIAIDRYIAIRIPLRYNGLVTGARAKGIIAICWVLSFAIGLTPMLGWNSCTLLTEDGNNSQTCGVGQVACLFEDVVPMNYMVYYNFFACVLVPLLLMLGIYLRIFLAARRQLKQMESQPLPGERARSTLQKEVHAAKSLAIIVGLFALCWLPLHIINCFTFFCPECSHAPPWLMYLAIILSHSNSVVNPFIYAYRIREFRQTFRKIIRSHILRQREPFKAGGTSGRALAAHGSDGEQISLRLNGHPPGVLANGSAPHPERRPNGYALGLVSGGGACELREDMGLPNVELLSHELRGACPESPGLKGVLDQDGAGVS, via the exons ATGGGCTCCTCGGTGTACATCGTGGTGGAGCTGGCCATTGCCGTGATGGCCGTCTTGGGCAACGTGCTTGTGTGCTGGGCTGTGTGGCTGAACAGCAACCTGCAGAACGTCACCAACTACTTTGTGGTGTCACTGGCCGCAGCCGACATCGCAGTGGGGGTCCTAGCCATCCCCTTCGCCATCACCATCAGCATAGGGTTCTGTGCAGTCTGCCATAGCTGCCTCTTCTTTGCCTGCTTCGTCCTGGTCCTCACACAGAGCTCCATCTTCAGCCTCCTGGCCATTGCCATTGACCGCTACATCGCCATCCGCATCCCGCTCCG GTACAATGGCTTGGTGACCGGTGCGAGGGCCAAGGGCATTATTGCTATCTGCTGGGTGCTGTCCTTCGCGATTGGCCTAACCCCCATGCTGGGCTGGAACAGCTGCACGCTGCTGACGGAGGATGGAAACAACTCACAGACCTGCGGGGTGGGCCAGGTGGCCTGTCTCTTTGAGGACGTGGTCCCTATGAACTACATGGTGTACTACAACTTCTTCGCTTGTGTCCTGGTGCCCCTGCTGCTCATGCTGGGCATCTACTTGCGCATCTTCCTGGCAGCCCGGAGGCAGCTGAAGCAGATGGAGAGCCAGCCTCTGCCGGGGGAGCGGGCTCGGTCCACCCTGCAGAAGGAGGTCCACGCAGCCAAGTCGCTGGCCATCATCGTGGGGCTCTTTGCCCTCTGCTGGCTGCCCCTGCACATCATCAACTGCTTCACCTTCTTCTGCCCCGAGTGCAGCCATGCCCCGCCCTGGCTCATGTACCTGGCCATCATCCTCTCCCACTCCAATTCCGTTGTGAACCCCTTCATCTATGCCTACCGCATCCGTGAGTTCCGCCAGACCTTCCGAAAGATCATTCGCAGCCACATCCTGAGGCAGCGGGAGCCCTTCAAGGCAGGTGGCACCAGTGGCCGGGCCTTGGCAGCTCATGGCAGCGATGGAGAGCAAATCAGCCTCCGCCTCAATGGCCACCCGCCTGGGGTGTTGGCCAATGGGAGTGCCCCCCATCCTGAGCGGCGGCCCAATGGCTATGCCCTGGGGCTGGTGAGTGGAGGGGGTGCCTGTGAGCTCCGTGAGGACATGGGCCTCCCAAACGTGGAGCTCCTCAGCCACGAGCTCAGGGGAGCATGCCCAGAGTCCCCTGGCCTCAAGGGTGTCTTGGACCAGGATGGAGCAGGCGTATCCTGA